A part of Setaria viridis chromosome 8, Setaria_viridis_v4.0, whole genome shotgun sequence genomic DNA contains:
- the LOC117833795 gene encoding serine carboxypeptidase-like 45: MAMPTPASCSGRPLALVLVLAAAALCCRLGSCDGAAADRIRRLPGQPEVSFGQYSGYVGVDDVGKRALFYYFVEAEVDPASKPLVLWLNGGPGCSSLGVGAFSENGPFRPSGQVLVKNEYSWNKEANVIYLETPAGVGYSYSADAAYYQGVDDKMTATDNMVFLQRWLQKFPQYKGRDLYIAGESYAGHYIPQLAEVMVEFNKKDKIFNLKGIALGNPVLEFTTDFNSRAEYFWSHGLISDGTYRVFTSVCNYSRYVAEYYGGALSPLCARVMNQVTRETSRFVDKYDVTLDVCLSSVLSQSKVLTPHQQAGNRIDVCVEDETVRYLNRRDVQAAMHARLVGVDKWAVCSSVLEYELLNLQIPTINIVGSLVKSGIRVLVYSGDQDSVIPLTGSRTLVQNLAHDMGLKTTTPYRVWFEGQQVGGWTQVYGGGTLSFATIRGASHEAPFSQPERSLVLVRSFLQGQPLPETFS, from the exons ATGGCGATGCCAACTCCAGCGAGCTGCTCCGGCAGGCCATTGGCGCTGGTGCTcgtgctcgccgcggcggcgctgtgcTGCCGCCTGGGTTCCTGCGACGGAGCTGCCGCCGACAGGATCAGGCGGCTCCCCGGCCAGCCGGAGGTGAGCTTCGGCCAGTACTCCGGCTacgtcggcgtcgacgacgtCGGCAAGAGGGCGCTCTTCTACTACTTCGTCGAGGCCGAGGTCGACCCTGCATCAAAGCCTCTCGTCCTCTGGCTCAATGGAG GGCCCGGGTGTTCTTCACTGGGTGTAGGGGCCTTCTCGGAGAACGGCCCCTTCAGGCCGAGTGGGCAGGTGCTGGTTAAGAACGAGTACAGCTGGAACAAAG AGGCCAATGTGATTTACCTGGAGACGCCGGCTGGTGTAGGCTACTCCTACTCTGCTGATGCTGCCTACTACCAGGGTGTGGATGACAAGATGACAG CCACGGACAACATGGTGTTCCTGCAAAGGTGGCTCCAAAAGTTCCCACAGTACAAGGGCAGGGACCTCTACATCGCCGGAGAAAGCTACGCAG GGCACTACATCCCACAGCTCGCCGAGGTCATGGTGGAGTTCAACAAGAAGGACAAGATCTTCAACCTCAAAGGCATCGCT CTTGGGAACCCTGTTCTTGAGTTCACGACGGACTTCAACTCCCGGGCGGAGTACTTCTGGTCGCACGGCCTCATCTCCGACGGCACCTACCGGGTGTTCACGTCGGTGTGCAACTACTCCCGGTACGTGGCCGAGTACTACGGCGGCGCGCTGTCGCCGCTGTGCGCCCGGGTGATGAACCAGGTGACCCGCGAGACGAGCCGTTTCGTCGACAAGTACGACGTCACCCTCGACGTCTGCCTCTCCTCGGTGCTCTCCCAGTCCAAGGTCCTGACGCCGCACCAGCAGGCCGGCAACCGCATCGACGTCTGCGTCGAGGACGAGACCGTCAGGTACCTCAACCGCCGTGACGTCCAGGCGGCGATGCACGCAAGGCTCGTCGGCGTCGACAAGTGGGCCGTCTGCAGCAG TGTTCTCGAGTACGAGCTGCTCAACCTGCAGATACCCACCATCAACATTGTCGGATCGCTCGTCAAGTCCGGCATCCGGGTGCTAGTTTACAG CGGCGATCAGGACTCGGTGATCCCTCTAACAGGGAGCCGGACGCTGGTGCAGAACTTGGCGCACGACATGGGCCTCAAGACGACTACACCATACCGGGTTTGGTTCGAGGGTCAGCAG GTTGGGGGATGGACTCAGGTGTATGGTGGCGGCACGCTGTCCTTCGCCACCATCAGGGGGGCATCCCATGAGGCACCATTCTCGCAGCCTGAGCGGTCGCTCGTGCTCGTCAGATCATTCCTGCAGGGCCAGCCTCTGCCTGAAACTTTCTCATGA